The sequence GACCAATTGGGCTCGAATCGAGTTCAAGATCGGCTCGAACATTAATGAACCCGAAGCTGAACTTCCTTGAGTTCAGCTCAAAAACTCGTGAATAGGCTCAaaagtttttttattaatattatttatatatacatatatattattgatttttattttttagtttaaatacattttaactttgtaattttttgttagtttttttaattagtaACTTCGAATCACACATTATatgttatatttgttttttggaATTTAAATTTGATATTTCTTCATTAGAAGACTGAttttagataataaaatattaatcaggtataattaaatatattcaaAACTGTTTTCGTTTAAGACACTCGACAAGCTTCGAGGTCGAGCCCAGTCTCCACACTTCTCGAGCCGAGCCTGATCCCTCTTTTCGGTCTCGGTTCAGCTCGTTTGGACCCCAAGTGGCACATAGTTGACAAGTTAAATGTTTTGTGTCACATTAACATTTAGGTGAATATTTTCTACACAAATAGACCgaaatgactttattgaaattgCAAGTAAACTTCAATGATTTTattggaataaaaataaaatccggtGACCTTTGTGAAAACAGATCGAACTTCAGCGACTGTCGATCCATTTCAATCATTTCACATGTAGTCTTTCATTGACAAATACACTATGATGAAGTAAACCTCCCAGTAAATGGAATATTCTTAGTTAAAAATTTACAGCTCGGAAGAAAATTTCCAAGTTCCTAATTAATTAACTACATTGTAACCTGCAGTAGAGGTAAAAGTTGGTTTTAACTGTTGTGATAACCACGGTAAATTCAACCGAAGCAAATGACTCTTATCATTTAATTGACTATGGTAATAAGCAATCGGAAAATAGCATAATTCATGCTTAAGGTTCTCACCGTTGTTGCTTCAGCTCAAGTTGCTCGAACATGAATAAAGAGCGTAAATCTTTGTTGCTTCAACACATTCTGGTGCAAGCCTGCAGAAGTACAAAATGTTTCAAATTATCAATGAAGTGGCGTCGCCTATATAAATTCTAGCAAGTTTTTGCAACGGATTACTTGTATTTTAGGTAATTCCGTAACGGaaactgataaaaaaaaaacttacataCAAGTCACAAAATCGAGGGAAAAAAGAAATTTTGAAAGCTTGTAGAAGATGATCTAGAAAATATTAGGTTTCAACATATGAAAACAGGCGTTACATTCCAGGAAATGTGAAGTCGCCTATATAAATTCAAGCAAGTTTTTGGAACAGATTACCCTGTATTTTTAGGTAATTCCGAAACGGAGGCTGCTATAAAAAATTACATACAAGTCACAAAATTGAGGGGGAAAAAGAAATTTTGAAAGCTGGTAGAAGATGATCTAGAAAATATCAGGTTTCAACATATGAAAACACCCCTTAATCCCAGGAAACATTAACGACTTttcaattttcttaaattacGGAAACGTGACCCAAAACTTTGCGTACAAGTTTCCCAAAATCATAGTTACCATGCAAAATAGGTCATACCTCTTCAATAGTACCGAGGAGAGGAGCTTCAAGATACTATCTGAGTAGACTTGGTTCTTTTTGCGCATTTGTAAAATGGAAATGGTTCAATAAATAAAACCCTTTCTTGATATTGTGATTTGAAATCCACAACCAGTGACAAACCAATAAGAATCCACGAAGCTTGACAGTATAACTCCAGTCCGCTTCTTAGAGCATGTAAATATGCAACGGCTTGTAACATGAAAAGTCCTTTTCCTTGTTTCGGCTCTCAGCCAAGCAAATCAGTGACCTTCAACCGATACAGTTAACTCAAAGCTAAATCCTTGCCAATCCTGACAATGAGTTGAATGTGCTGCACAACATCACAGAGTTCAACATGAGATTTAGTTCAAAACATAATTAAAGACCTCCTAACAAAGGCCAGAAAAGACAAAAGACTAAGAGGCTTGAGTCGCATTTTTGACACATCGTTTCCGGGTAAAATCGACCAATGGCCCATACACTTTTGAATTAGCGTCAAAATTGAAGAACTTCAATTTAAGTGAGAAGAACTCCGAAACTTGTATCTTATACACTATAATAACCGATTTGGTTGGAACAGACACCGAAGTGCACATGGCATGACATTCCACCTCcctgtgggcacttcgttttcTAATTCCAACCAAAGTGGTCTAAATTAATGTCTATCAAATTAAAGTTTTCAGGTTTTACTCACTCaaattgaagttttattgccTATTCTAATTTGAAAGTTTAGGATCTATAATCGAATTTTACCTTGTACCAGTGGTGTTTACATGGACCGTGGATGACCAAACActgttagatctagacttattaaatttaagcctCAGGATAATTTCAATCTGCACTTTAGGATTTTAATAAGTCTagatgaccaaattcatttggtcattcaaaGTCCATGTGAACACTATTGTCCAATCAACAGTCTAGATAGCCGATTGAATCATGATGGTAAAATTGACAAGTAGGGTAGGCTATGTGTGGTGTGCTTGTGATgcaaaaagagagagagagagctctAAGCAAGCATTTGAATCCACAATCTATTATTGAGACAAGAAATCACACAATTCATCGTAGCAGACTAAATCAAAGATCATATGAAGTTATATATAATATGCCGACAACTGAACAAAGGATACCAGTCTAAGataaaaagaatagaaaaactTGGAAAATGGCAACACAAAAAATCTTTTCgtaaaacacaaaaagagaTGCATACCTCCAGAACTATCATATGCAAGATCCCGAATTCCCAACAATGAAAAGCAGTGATCACCAATAACTTTCCAGAAATCAGATGCATAGATTGTGGTTTCATGATATAGTCTGTCTTGGCACTGAAACCATTTAACTCTGCCTTGCTCCAGCAAACCAGTGGCTTAATCTGAAACTCTTCTTTCCCTTGACAACCACTTTTGATAGATTTCAAATGCCCTATCAGTATCCCCTATGCTGCAGTATTTCTTGAAAAGTATCTGAAATGGAACATGATCAATAGTAAGATCAGAACTCTGCAATTTGGCAAAAATTTCTTCTGCCCCTGCCACGTTACCGCTCTTACAATGAACTCTAATAAGCTCAGTGTAAGTTATCGTGTCAGGTTCATACCCCATTCTCAGCATTTCATTGTACAAGTAAATTGCAGTACGAATTTGCACCTCATTACAAGCTGCGCCAATCAAAAGATTATAACTGATTATATCAGGAATAACACCATGAGAAAGCATATTCTTTTTGAGAGAATATGCATCAACCATGTTTCCTGCTTTTACTTGAGCATGGATTAATGCATTATAGGTGAACACATTTGGTAAAACACCACAAGACAGCATCTTATCTCTAACGGAAAATGCATTATCAAGATCCCCACATCTCCCATAACCGTTAATTATAAGGTTCCACACAATAGGCTCTGGTACCATTGACTTCTCTATCATAATATGAAGATACTTGGTAGCCATAGATAAATCACCCTGATCACCCTGAATACATAGACCCTGAATCAAAACTTTATATGAAACACGATCAGGAGAAATTCCCATTCTCAACATCACATCATGGATGTAACAAGCTTCTTGCAACTTTCCTGCTTTGCAAAGACCAGATAAAAGTGTGTTATATGTAAAGACATCAGGAAGGAATCCTCTCTTCAGCATGTCACAAGAGTAACCATATGCAAGTGTTATCTCTTGAGCTAAGCAGAATCCATGGATAAGGACATTATACGTGATAGCATCCACCTGGGTGTTTCGAGAAATGGAATCCCAAATTCCAAGTGCCTGCACCATATCTCCATTCTTGATACAACCATCCATAAGTATAGTGGAGGTAACTAAATCTGATCTTTCTTTTTCATCATCATCCAATATATCTACAAGAAGTTTTTTGGCAACTTCTATAAGGCCTCTCTTGCAAACTGCGTGAACGAGGATGTTCAAAGTAACTCTATTTGGACGGATACCACTATTTGTCATAGTAGACACAATTAAAAGAGCTTTATCAAGGTTATTCATAAGACAGTAGCCATTTATGAATGTGTTATAAGTGGCACAGTTGGGAGAGGGCCCTATTTCCAACATCTCCCTAACAAGCGAATCAGCCTTCTCCAAATTTCCAGTTTTGCAAAGTTCATTCACCATATAATTGTGTGTGATAACATCAGGAATGAAACCTTTCTCAACCATCTTTCTTCTCAACCGTATTGCTGCTCCCATTTTGCCTCCCAAACACAAATCCCTAATTATATCTACCTGCTGTGCGTAGTTGACATCCATAACATATCCTGCAAGACCTTCCTTCATGGATGATATCCCTTCCCTGCAAAACTTAGAGCCACAAAACAACAGAATGTCATAGTTTATTGAATCTGTATCAACGATAACCATATAAAAAACATTTAAAGCACTAACAATGTAAAACCCATACAAACtgtataattattgaaaatttgtaAAAAGGCTGACCTCATTGATTTCAAGCGCTCCAAACTATCCTTCAAAATTGCATCTAAAACGTTATAAGCCACCTGGTCATCATCACCTTTGTCGTTAAATTCCTTGTTATTCGAAAACAAATCCTGACTTCTTGACTGGCAACAATGACTAGGGGCTGTTATAAGATTAGCGCTGCCGCTGCAAACAAAAGCTCGCCAAATTGGAGAAACGGTAGAAAGAAACAGAATCCATTAATGAGGTCAAGTGAGGTCAGACTGAGTACCTCGTATTTGGATCCGCGGTAAGTTCGCGACAATAGAAACCAGCGAATATCTGAGCAGCATTGTACTTAATGGTTTCAATAGTACGGTCCAGAAATCGAAGAATAACAAGATGAGAAGATGATGCAGAAAATTCTCCACTTGAGAATACCAACTAAAATCACAATAAGAAGCAATCAATCAGGTGAAAAAATCATATGAAATGGATAAAAATTGATAAATACAGTCGTTTACTGACAGCAGCCATCTGTGACTCTCAGTCTATCTCAGTGCGGGAGTATGCGATAGGATGGCCAAAGCAGAAAAAACATGTATTTTGCGCAATTTTTGAGCTGATAAAggagctgcttctactgcggcGGACTGGATTGGGTTGGTTAAAAGTTTTCTGTCCAGGGATCAGCTCAAAATTATGAATCATAATTATAAATGTAAAGTCCAAGTAGTCATTGTGCAGAAACAGCCTTCAGAATAGCCCAAATACAAACAAAAAACTATCAGTTAACTCATGACTCAATTCCAGATCCAATACAATATGACATTGTGAAATTGAAGaggtttatttgatatatatctatattgtaaaagtattatttataatattctTTCAATTAGTAATCTAACAGCAGATTGAAGATAAATTCAAAAGACAGACACTTTAAAATGAAGATAAACTCAACATACTGTTATTGGCCTTGGAGCTGTTGGTTTAGGGGTATAATTAAATACCTCACAGATGCACATAATCAATAACACAGGAAATACGAACAATTGAAACCAGTCATATGAAAATCTTGAAGTTTAGCACAGCATTAGATTCAGTGAGCTTGTTTATCACATTAGCATAAGCACGCAGATGATCACTAGCAAGTAGCAGGATATCAGATAATCAACGTATTAAACCTTGTCATACCAGGCAAACACCCATGTACATTACAGCTGCTTAAATAACTCAGATTTAAATTGATACTAAAATCAAATTTTCATTAAGAAGAGATAATATTTCTTCACATCTCAATTTGATTGTTGTCAATTCATCAAAATAAGCACGCAGATGATCACTAGCAAGTAGCAGGATATCAGATAATCAACGTATTAAACCTTGTCAGGCAAACACCCATGTACATTACAGCTGCTTAAATAACTCAGATTTAAATTGATACTAAAATCAAATTTTCATTAAGAAGAGATAATATTTCTTCACATCTCAATTTGATTGTTGTCAattcatcaaaataaaaaagcaaCAGTATCGAAAGACCACAGCGGCGGATTAAATGAAACTGCACAACTTTCAAACAGGGAATTATAGTTCATGGAGTCAGAAATTTACCTTTTGTTTCAGTAGTCAGAAATGAGAAAACCATTGGTGAAGGAATCGCGAAATCTCACGCTGGCAGAGACATATGAAATCGAAGGATGCTTCTAGGGTTTTCTGCAATCGCGATGAGAATAGAGGGGAAAATGTGAGGGTTTGCGAAAAAAGAAATATGTCGAGCAGATGAGATTAGATGGAGAGATGGTTAGGGTTCATGTAGAAGAAAGGGGTGCAGATGAAAATGCAAAGTCGAAGAAAGGAAGGAGGATGGGGAAGATGCCATGTCACGTGCGAAGCATGTGCAttatttgggtaaatttcacTCATAGCCATTGATTTTGACCCTAGAGTTTCAGGTTCCCAAACTAagacttcaaagtcaattaggaccataaactatcaaaatcatcaattggaTCCTTGAATTGAGAAAAATCATAAATTGAGTCCTcattcaaaacaaaaataatcaattgagactttatcgaaaatcattcgattGAACAGTTTCACACCATATTCTTCAAAcctattttgaaccaacactAAAATTATTACAGtgtatatcaaatagtcacagttgCTGATTTTAGGATAGAATAAAGACTCAATTGATGAATTTTTTCTTAGTTCAGGAACCTGATTGGTGATTTTTGATAGCTTATAGTACTATTTGATTTTGAAACTTTAGTTCAGAGAGTAAAATAGATGTAATGCCAAATTTCAAAATATAgattaaaggcttaatacatcaacagcctcttgaacttgtccaaaaaacttgattcgCTCTCTAAACTAACAGGTTGTCTCGttagccccttaaacttgcttaaaataacatattggccacctaaatttgtttaaagtgacatattCATTTCCTGAACTTTCTTGCAATGATTCATTTGTCTCCCGAACTTATTTAAAGTGGTATTGCAATTTGTTTagatctgcaaaaaaaaaagtcaaaccTTAAAAAACAAAGATCTAATTCGTGATTCTATGTGGATTGGGTTCGGCTTTTGAGCTAAATCCCAAACCCAAACCCATTTTATATACGAGTTTGGATAAGACCGAATCAAACATAAAATATACATGTCTGAGCCCAACCCATAAATGGCGGGGTTTGACGGGTTGGGCGGTCCAACGGGCTTTTGAACATATCTAATTATGACTCCTAAACTTTAATTAACACCTTAAAATGACGGTTTACGCATTCAAAATGGAAaaatccaagaattaaagttgcttaaaacaACATTAATATAAGGAGTGATGACTTGTTGTGTTTCAATAATAGATTAGAAGTAGTTAGTATATACCAAGACTAACTTTATTCTTCGCTCAGATTACAAAGTAAAACTGATTCGTTGGATATTTATAGTATAAAATCTATGGATTCAATACTTGGACTTTAGCCCatattattacttgataacaacATCGTACACTTCTTTTTAGTCAGTCTTAGAGTGTTTACGCAAAACGCACCAATACTGATAACttgggaaaaatccttgatcggagcacttccctgtgaggcgccgttgggatcggccggggacactccgatgccaaagtcagtaatatttctgagaataaactgtaaacacaaaagtagagaatcagtaagtgtatcTTTGATCATAGGAAGTTGGGGtgtttatataggtttctgtaaccttcagcattaatggggaagcaggtgaagagtcgtgccattactcatctttggttgctatcaattctccattaaccCCAGCATTTatcattgaaaccctcagagttaaggtattcgaacagtcaagcctttattcccctttaatggctattaattgccatttaattgtatttattcccattcatgaaTGGTCATagaggcgccttttggtattcttagatccgtcaaggcgtatgtacgctttCCTTGAGAGCTATTGCGGGtatccactactcgctctcatcgggcgtatctcgctatggcgtatctcgccatggtccacgtggtatggcataatgctagaaactccttccttttctccattatttgcatatccacccctgcattaatcctgcaataattgtcattaattccatattaatcatgcataaatatctcttttagaaggaataatggtttgccattatttctattaattttcccttattccttattcaagaataatttgggttgttatcagaagctcCCCTAACGGTATAAAAAGCTCTCCAGGGCTGTCTAaagggtgttttatttttctatcttggaggaaagtggatccgccctagatgggatcatatatggatatgatgcgcttttatgggttttttcttcttcgtggataggtggtcagctatatccattgttagcctctaggggcttcttgagagttatatttcctttagaaaggaataacccgccctttatgggaccatttgttcctaccgcataggattatgattcgcctttagggactacttttcttcagttctgccatattgaggagaatgacccgcccttagggatcagtaagaatgatcagccatttagggacttttgcgtATTTTGTGGGGGTTTTTGAcactctaggcacttgcctttttagcctttactcattttccaaagtgtttttactttgaattTGTGAAGGCGgaagaagacgaggcttcattgcttggatgaagacgaggcttcattgttttgatgaagacgaggcttcattaattggatgaagacgaggcttcattgttttgataaagacgaggcttcattgctttgatgaagacgaggcttcattaattggatgaagacgaggcttcattgtttggatagagacgaggcttcattgttttgataaagacgaggcttcattgttttgatgaagacgaggcttcgttaattggatgaagacgaggcttcattgcttggatgaagacgaggcttcattgatttggatgaagacgaggcttcattgttttgatgaagacgaggcttcattaattggatgaagacgaggcttcattgtttggatgaacccttttctttccagaactatttttacttatgcattatatcttttagcaagtaattttctagaatctggtttaggatttgttttgtttgttcaaggtaggtggccagccatacctcgGAGTATGAGCCTTTGTGAAggctagaagcttttattcctggtgaggaagttaaacTGCCCCAGGTGAtcgattgtttcctatctttgaggtaaatcgaTCCGCCAGCGGGTCTTAATACTCTCCTTTTGAGAAGAATACTTGagggtgtaaagatctcacgtctgagaaattttTAACCCGTCCCTGACGGTGATCaatcgtttcctatctttgaggtagatcgatccgccgctgagattattgttctcctatctttgaggagaaagtttagggtgcaattttctcatgtttgagataattttaacccgcttttgatgttgaccaatatttttcctgtctttgaggagagagttgagctcatttgaaagctcttgaGGGTTTGTGtttcttatctttatggaaaggggacCTGCCCTTGgtggggatcaattgtcctatctttgaggtaattgatccgcctatggcacttttcattcgccagccattgggCGTATATCACCTCTTTGATTACATCTGCCTgttcagctttgctatttcttcttctatagaatttggaaagatatagaacaaaactaggcaaatgtatataagaaatatggcgagaaagaataaattataaaatataggatactataatagtttaatgcacatataagaatacgtaaaaaatactgatttttaggcccatggttctgtcttttctgagcaactggAACCGCAtactcaatgatgtttaacttatgagtaatcacatctgggcttactcctgtgagGATCTCATTCTCCCATGCAAacacgctttcagactcaataagaactttcgtaacatcctccttgatctcaggttttaatcctttggtgatccgcacccgctttccatcagcaataaggaacatttccgtgtcgcccaaagctgtagtgacaaggtcatcttcctcaccttcgtcATCTTTGAATTGTGGGCGGATCGATAGCGATGtcgagtaggtctcttgaaccaccttttggttcccgctaatcattattcctcctttggtggtgggaatgtacattgccaaACGgtggatggaaattagggctgcaacctctgagatgaacggccgcccaagaatgatgttataagctaattgtccattcataatagagaactccagatcaccaatccacgcttgatcatcatccgccagcttacgttccaaagttacctggcccttggtttggatagtgtgacctgtcactcccatgatgtcaataatggttgtttctatttggatcggatcaacctttagtttggcaaatgcacctctggtgatgacattgcaagaactgcacGTATCcaccattactcgcttcatttcccagccttccaccaccATAGTAATAACTAGAGCATCTGCATGTAGagggattactggacctgtttctgcaaaaggggcaattgagggatgttttatccagggcagatatttttgcttttttcacgagtggctgatacactggtccatctgctatgacattaatgacacttttgaatttctttctggGCTCCGTCTTCTacttgtcgtcttgttatttgttattttggatgAATCTATCTAGTTTActagctcccagcaagctttagtgtggtggccatttcttctatggaacctgtagtacgctttggcgtttcttccaacggttgcatgctcccctcctttgggtttgggatatgtaatgtcccgtttaTATTGACTCTTCTCCTTTATATTGTGGAAAGTtagaagctttaaacattctgtctgTCTCGTACCTCAagatccgtgctgtgaatggcgaattcctgttaactggatggcgtatctttctgcATTATTCTCTTGTCTATCTAGAGTGGCATGCACttgcctttcaatctcatcatccgtgtgttcaatgttgaatcgtgGTGGTGAAGctggctcttgatcttgatcttgaTCATGTTGAAGTTATGCTTGGAACTACAGTTtgacgcggatggatgttgtcacaaccgttggagccattttatctagcttcgaatatcttgtctccacatccttcaacatttttctaacataatagatggggaaccgttgaccttcttcttcttgaataaccacggtgcacatagctttatctaTGACAGAtagatacaaatgcaggtctccctttcaaattggtctgctcatcaagggtggttctgctaggaattgttttgtaccttgaaattcttgttgacaatcttcctagtacgatgatcctcctgttcaacctctggatctttctcacccattgtggggctttcatttaggcgctcttttcacctttctcctcgttgggcttttatttaggcgctcttttcgccATTTGCCTCGTAGGccttttactttatctggatttgctctaactcctcttTGGCTAATGACGTAGTCaatgaatttttctgaagtggctCTGAAtgtacacttctttggattgagcctTATTTTTCATGTCAGTGTTAGGCGCTGGTTGCAGTATTAGCGATTCCCTTGTACTTGTGGGTTAGTACTGAAAGAACTcaagaagtggggcataccctgtccattattaaaagattgtggtaaggcataagagttatattcacttaccttggggatcaatggcttgatccaagGAACAGACTTCATAGCgaaagactgtttgcattggcctttgttggcaaatatcatgtacgatgcaatgtctctttatggaatttttagttcatctcggaatcaacttaataattccttcacgttg comes from Euphorbia lathyris chromosome 8, ddEupLath1.1, whole genome shotgun sequence and encodes:
- the LOC136202898 gene encoding pentatricopeptide repeat-containing protein At5g24830 isoform X2, whose translation is MKEGLAGYVMDVNYAQQVDIIRDLCLGGKMGAAIRLRRKMVEKGFIPDVITHNYMVNELCKTGNLEKADSLVREMLEIGPSPNCATYNTFINGYCLMNNLDKALLIVSTMTNSGIRPNRVTLNILVHAVCKRGLIEVAKKLLVDILDDDEKERSDLVTSTILMDGCIKNGDMVQALGIWDSISRNTQVDAITYNVLIHGFCLAQEITLAYGYSCDMLKRGFLPDVFTYNTLLSGLCKAGKLQEACYIHDVMLRMGISPDRVSYKVLIQGLCIQGDQGDLSMATKYLHIMIEKSMVPEPIVWNLIINGYGRCGDLDNAFSVRDKMLSCGVLPNVFTYNALIHAQVKAGNMVDAYSLKKNMLSHGVIPDIISYNLLIGAACNEVQIRTAIYLYNEMLRMGYEPDTITYTELIRVHCKSGNVAGAEEIFAKLQSSDLTIDHVPFQILFKKYCSIGDTDRAFEIYQKWLSRERRVSD
- the LOC136202898 gene encoding pentatricopeptide repeat-containing protein At5g24830 isoform X1 is translated as MAALVFSSGEFSASSSHLVILRFLDRTIETIKYNAAQIFAGFYCRELTADPNTSGSANLITAPSHCCQSRSQDLFSNNKEFNDKGDDDQVAYNVLDAILKDSLERLKSMREGISSMKEGLAGYVMDVNYAQQVDIIRDLCLGGKMGAAIRLRRKMVEKGFIPDVITHNYMVNELCKTGNLEKADSLVREMLEIGPSPNCATYNTFINGYCLMNNLDKALLIVSTMTNSGIRPNRVTLNILVHAVCKRGLIEVAKKLLVDILDDDEKERSDLVTSTILMDGCIKNGDMVQALGIWDSISRNTQVDAITYNVLIHGFCLAQEITLAYGYSCDMLKRGFLPDVFTYNTLLSGLCKAGKLQEACYIHDVMLRMGISPDRVSYKVLIQGLCIQGDQGDLSMATKYLHIMIEKSMVPEPIVWNLIINGYGRCGDLDNAFSVRDKMLSCGVLPNVFTYNALIHAQVKAGNMVDAYSLKKNMLSHGVIPDIISYNLLIGAACNEVQIRTAIYLYNEMLRMGYEPDTITYTELIRVHCKSGNVAGAEEIFAKLQSSDLTIDHVPFQILFKKYCSIGDTDRAFEIYQKWLSRERRVSD